A single region of the Vicia villosa cultivar HV-30 ecotype Madison, WI linkage group LG4, Vvil1.0, whole genome shotgun sequence genome encodes:
- the LOC131597946 gene encoding uncharacterized protein LOC131597946: MLFWKEHEKDNSCTICEASQWKQNAPIEGCESEQPKNDYRVLAKVLRHFPLIPRLQRLFMCSRTAESMRWHEEERSKDGKLRHPADGKAWKDFDELHPDFSSESRNVRLGLTSDGFNPFRTMSLSHSTWPVLMMVYNTPPWLSMKPEYTMLSLLIPGPKSPGKDIDVYLQPLIEEIKELWEFGIETYDSSMNQTFQMRAALLWTFSDYPAYAMLSGWSTKGKFVCACCKSNTNSLYLKHSHKMCYMDHRTFLPRTHSWRDDVKSFNGEEEHKTAPSMLNMAEILELLKDFNNEFRKKKKKKVNGPWKKSIVGTLLDILGKTKDHIKAHYDLQEMGIREILHPREIGGGRSEFAKACFSMTPHEKSIFCGVIKAAKLPDWTASNISKCVQVADKKISGYKSHDAHFMLHYLLQIVVRSTMPKEVATPLILLGSFFRSLCQKVIQVEDLDYLEDEIAKILCQLEMIFPPSFFEIMVHLPIHLVNEVRLGGPVQFRWMYPTERYLCKLKNYVRNRAYPKGSIAEGYLAEEAITFCSRYLHSNVDTRLNRKSRNYDVTDLLEIDLDDYFTTAGRPLGGAGEPFHLDVKSKDDAHRYILFNCNEVQIYISEHERSVNSNTNKRKWTKAKSQSKEFGEWFKTRAQKDDVPLQLEKLSRGPNFVAKRYPGYVINGYSFYTTKRDTNPKTQNSGVTLVSLTSSFASSKDGNPRTEPITYYGAIVDIIELYYYGNFNFVLFKCDWFEVEKDKYGLTCVRFNKKIYQNDPFVIPSQAHQCYYVQEPFDPNRHYALQRVPRDFFNIADPSNLQAETPSSGENSDGDGELNWVREDIHATIVETPHEMNEAESDG; the protein is encoded by the exons ATGCTATTTTGGAAGGAGCATGAAAAGGACAATTCTTGCACTATTTGTGAAGCTTCACAGTGGAAACAAAATGCTCCAATTGAAGGATGCGAGTCTGAGCAACCAAAAAATGACTATAGAGTTCTTGCAAAAGTTTTGAGGCACTTTCCATTGATTCCTAGACTACAAAGGTTGTTCATGTGTTCAAGGACAGCTGAGTCAATGAGATGGCATGAAGAAGAGCGCTCAAAGGATGGGAAATTGAGGCATCCTGCTGATGGTAAAGCGTGGAAGGACTTTGATGAGCTCCATCCAGATTTTTCTAGTGAGTCCCGCAATGTAAGACTTGGCTTAACGAGTGATGGGTTTAATCCATTTAGGACCATGAGCTTATCTCATAGTACATGGCCTGTCTTGATGATGGTATATAACACACCACCTTGGTTGTCCATGAAACCTGAATATACAATGTTGTCATTGTTGATTCCTGGACCAAAATCTCCAGGCAAAGATATCGATGTTTACCTCCAACCACTGATAGAGGAGATAAAGGAGTTATGGGAATTCGGCATAGAGACATACGATTCTTCAAtgaatcaaacttttcaaatgCGTGCAGCTCTTTTGTGGACATTTAGTGACTACCCTGCTTATGCTATGTTGTCGGGCTGGAGCACCAAAGGAAAATTTGTGTGTGCATGTTGTAAATCTAACACCAATTCGTTATACCTCAAACACAGTCATAAGATGTGTTATATGGACCACCGTACCTTTTTACCAAGAACTCATTCTTGGAGAGACGATGTCAAATCATTTAATGGAGAAGAAGAACATAAGACTGCACCATCCATGTTAAACATGGCAGAAATTCTTGAACTCTTAAAAGATTTCAATAATGAATtcaggaaaaagaaaaagaagaaagttaATGGCCCGTGGAAGAAGag TATTGTTGGAACTCTTTTGGACATCCTGGGGAAGACAAAAGATCATATTAAAGCCCATTATGATTTGCAGGAAATGGGAATTAGAGAAATACTTCATCCAAGGGAGATTGGTGGAGGACGTTCAGAGTTTGCAAAAGCATGTTTCTCAATGACTCCGCACGAGAAGTCAATTTTTTGTGGAGTTATAAAGGCTGCCAAGTTACCAGATTGGACTgcatcaaatatttcaaaatgtgTACAAGTTGCTGACAAAAAAATATCTGGTTACAAGAGCCATGATGCGCATTTCATGTTACATTATTTGTTGCAAATTGTAGTAAGAAGCACAATGCCCAAGGAGGTGGCAACCCCACTAATTCTTCTTGGTTCCTTTTTCCGCTCTCTATGTCAGAAAGTTATACAAGTGGAAGATTTAGATTACCTAGAAGATGAGATTGCAAAGATACTTTGTCAGTTGGAGATGATATTTCCTCCAAGTTTCTTTGAAATAATGGTTCACTTGCCTATTCACCTGGTAAATGAAGTTAGATTGGGTGGTCCTGTTCAATTTCGATGGATGTATCCCACCGAAAGATACTTGTGTAAACTTAAGAACTATGTCCGCAATAGAGCTTATCCTAAAGGTTCTATTGCCGAGGGGTATCTGGCTGAAGAAGCTATAACATTTTGCTCAAGGTATTTGCATAGCAATGTAGATACAAGGTTGAATAGGAAGAGTCGGAATTATGATGTTACTGATTTACTTGAAATAGATCTAGATGATTACTTTACAACTGCTGGTCGTCCTTTAGGAGGGGCAGGTGAACCCTTTCATCTTGATGTGAAATCAAAGGATGATGCCCATCGATACATCTTATTCAATTGCAATGAAGTTCAAATTTACATCAG TGAGCATGAACGGAGTGTTAATTCAAACACTAACAAAAGGAAGTGGACCAAGGCCAAAAGTCAAAGTAAAGAATTTGGTGAATGGTTTAAAACTCGTGCCCAGAAAGATGATGTGCCATTACAACTTGAAAAACTTTCTAGAGGACCTAATTTTGTTGCAAAGAGGTATCCAGGTTACGTCATTAATGGATATAGTTTCTATACTACAAAACGAGATACAAACCCCAAAACTCAAAATTCTGGCGTAACTTTAGTTTCACTAACTTCAAGTTTTGCTAGCTCCAAGGATGGAAATCCTAGGACAGAACCCATCACATATTATGGAGCCATTGTTGATATAATTGAGTTATACTACTATGGAAATTTCAACTTTGTTTTGTTTAAGTGCGATTGGTTTGAGGTTGAAAAAGACAAATATGGACTTACTTGTGTGCGTTTCAATAAGAAAATTTATCAGAATGATCCGTTTGTGATACCTTCTCAAGCTCATCAATGTTACTATGTCCAAGAACCTTTTGATCCAAACCGCCATTATGCTCTGCAAAGAGTTCCACGGGATTTCTTTAACATTGCTGACCCGTCTAACTTACAAGCTGAAACACCTTCTAGTGGAGAAAATAGTGATGGTGATGGTGAATTAAATTGGGTTAGGGAAGACATACATGCAACAATAGTTGAAACACCTCATGAAATGAATGAAGCTGAAAGTGATGGATAG